In Streptomyces sp. ML-6, the genomic stretch GCCCTGAGGATCACGTCGTTCATGCCGTCGCTCCCTTCTTGGCGCGTCCGGGCCGGAGATTGGCCAGGATCCTGCTCCGCAGCACGGGAGCGGTACCGGGGCTGTAGCGCCGCTCGACGGCGTGCTGGCCGATGCTGGCGACCGTGGTGAGCACGAGGTACCAGATCGAGGCCACCATGAGCAGGGCGACCACCTCGAAGTTGGCGAGGTAGAGGTGCTGGGAGACGGTCATCAGATCGGCACCGGCGATGACCGAGACCAGCGAGGTAGTCTTCAGCATGGAGATGAACTGGTTGCCGAACGGCGGGATGATGACCCGCATCGCCTGCGGGAGGATGATCCGGGACAGGATCTGACGGTTCGACATCCCGATGGAGGCTCCCGCCTCGCGCTGGCCGGGATCCACGCTCTGAATGCCGGCCCGCACGATCTCGGCCATGTAGGCGCCCTCGTTGATGGAGAGACCGAGGAGCGCGGCCACGAACCCGGTGATCACCTGGTTGGACTGCCAGCTGACGAGTTTGGGGCCGTCGAACGGGATCCCGATGCTGATCACGGGGAACAGCAGGGCCAGGTTGAACCAGAAGATGAGCTGGACCAGCAGCGGGGTGCCCCGGAAGAACCAGGTGTAGGCACTGGCGGTGAGACGCAGGACCGGGCTGTCGGACAGCTGCATCACCGCGACGACGACGCCGATGGCGATACCGACGGCCATCGAGACGAGGGTGAGCTGAATGGTCACCCAGAGACCCTTGAGGATCACCCCGTCGAACTGGTACTTGGCGACGATGTCCCAGTGCAGATTGGGATTGACGATGACGGTGTAGGCCAGCCACACCACGAACAGCACGGCGGCCAGGACCGCGAGCCAGCGGCCGGGACGCGGACGTCCGGTCACCTGGAGGGAGAGATCCTCCTCCGACAGGGGACCGTCCGAGGAGGCGGCGTCCGGCGCCGTGCCGAGGGCGGCGCCGGGTGTCTTCTGAAGTTTCATGTCCGTTCTCACTGCCCGTCGTTGACGGTGGCCTCGGGCACGGCGCTGTCGCCGACGCCCCAGGTGTCGAGGATCTTCTTGTACTCGCCGTTGTCGATGAGCTCCTGCAGTGCCTTGCGGACGGCGTCACGCAGTCCGCTCCGGTTCTTCGAGGACGCGATGCCCCAGGGAGCGGTGCTGTACTGCTCCGGCAGGACCTCGTACGCGCTGCTCTTCTTGGTGAACGTCTTGGCGACGGGGTAGTCGACGATGGTCGCGACCGCGCGACCGCTGTCCAGTTGCAGCAGCCCGGTCGGCGCGTCCTCGCTCTGCGAGATCCGCATCTTCTCCTGGCACTTGGCGTTCTGCTCCTCGCCGATGTGGAGGTTGGAGCTGCCCTTGGCGAGGACGACGGTCTTCCCGCAGAGGTCGGCGAGGGACTTGATGTTCTGCGGGTTGCCCCGCTTCGTCATGATGACGCCGCCGGTGCGGAAGTAGTCGACGAAGTCGACCGCCTGCCGCCGCTGCGCGTTGTCGGTCATGGACGACATGACCAGGTCGAACCGCCCGGACGCCAGACCGGGGATCAGCCCGTCGAAGGCGGCGTTGGTGAGTTCCAGCTTCAGCCCGAGCCGCTTGGCGATGGCCTCGGCCAGATCGGGGTCGACACCGGTGAGCCGGGTGGTGCCGGGCTCGTACATCTCCATCGGTGGGTAGCCGACCGCGGTGGCCACCCGGAGCACCCCCTTCTGCCGGTCCTGGGCGGGCAGCAGCTCGGCGGCGGTCCGGCCGGAGGCGGCACGGGACTCGGCTCCGGCCGGGGCGTCGCCCTGGCCGGAGCGCCCACAGGCGGTGGCGGCGAGGGCCACCACGGCCAGGGCTGCCAGACAACGCAGGGAACGGGGACGATTCATCGGATTCTCCCTCACGGGGGTGGCGGTGCGCCGATGCTGGCAGCCAGGCCCCGGTGAACGGAAGATGATGAAGCTATTCATGCCTGACCATCGAAATTCGTACGGGTACGGGGTATGGGTCGGGGCACGGGCCCGGGTCCGGATCCGGGCCGGTGTGGGGCTGCGGTACGAGGGCGGGCCCGGCGGCCGTCCGGCAGGGACCGCCTTCCATCCCGGGCCGGATGCCCGGGATGGGAAGAGACTGGTTCCTGTGGGGGCCTGCCCCTGAGGCCCCGGAGGGTGGTGAGCGTGGACGCACTCCGCGACGGCTTCCCGCAGGGAGCGGACGGCACCGACGTCGACCCCGTCGGGGACCCGTTCCTGCGGACCAGGTTCGTCGCGCCGGCCAGACCCACCACGTTTCTGCGGCGCGAGCGGCTGGCCGCGCGCCTCGGACAGGCGTCGCGGACCCCGCTGACGGTGGTCGAGGGCTGCGCCGGCGCGGGCAAGACCCTGCTGGTGGCGGACTGGGCCGGGCGACTCGACCCGCCGGTTGCCTGGCTCACCCTCGACCCGGCGATCCGGACGCCCGACATGTTCTGGGCACACTTCCGCCGGGCACTGTGCCTCGGCGGCGCGCCGGTGCCCTCCACGACTGGCCCGCCCGCCCCGGCGGGCCCGCTGGTCGACCACGCGCTGCTCTCCCGGCTCGCCGCGGAGCTCGACGGCCGAGACCGGCCCGTGACCGTGGTCATCGACGAGTTCGACCGGGCGAACACCCCGGAGATCGCGCGGCAGCTCGCCTTCGTCCTGCGTCACGGCGGCCCGGGACTCCGTCTGGTCCTGATCACCCGTACCGAACCGCTCCTCCC encodes the following:
- a CDS encoding amino acid ABC transporter permease, which encodes MKLQKTPGAALGTAPDAASSDGPLSEEDLSLQVTGRPRPGRWLAVLAAVLFVVWLAYTVIVNPNLHWDIVAKYQFDGVILKGLWVTIQLTLVSMAVGIAIGVVVAVMQLSDSPVLRLTASAYTWFFRGTPLLVQLIFWFNLALLFPVISIGIPFDGPKLVSWQSNQVITGFVAALLGLSINEGAYMAEIVRAGIQSVDPGQREAGASIGMSNRQILSRIILPQAMRVIIPPFGNQFISMLKTTSLVSVIAGADLMTVSQHLYLANFEVVALLMVASIWYLVLTTVASIGQHAVERRYSPGTAPVLRSRILANLRPGRAKKGATA
- a CDS encoding ABC transporter substrate-binding protein, with the translated sequence MNRPRSLRCLAALAVVALAATACGRSGQGDAPAGAESRAASGRTAAELLPAQDRQKGVLRVATAVGYPPMEMYEPGTTRLTGVDPDLAEAIAKRLGLKLELTNAAFDGLIPGLASGRFDLVMSSMTDNAQRRQAVDFVDYFRTGGVIMTKRGNPQNIKSLADLCGKTVVLAKGSSNLHIGEEQNAKCQEKMRISQSEDAPTGLLQLDSGRAVATIVDYPVAKTFTKKSSAYEVLPEQYSTAPWGIASSKNRSGLRDAVRKALQELIDNGEYKKILDTWGVGDSAVPEATVNDGQ